The genomic segment TTATTAGACAAAAATTAGCAGTTAGATGCAAAAATGAACAATACGGCACAGTTTGACCTATCATACTCACGGCAGCACAAACACTGCAAAAGGAGTACAGTGAGAGGCTCAAAGGCCTGGATTTCATACCTCAAGCCAAACTGCTATCCAAATATTCACAGTTTTCAGCAGGATCAGATGGTTTCTTGTTTTCAGATTCAGGAAGCTTCTCAGAGCTGTTACTCGTGTGTGTCGCTGTAACACCGAGCCCCGTGTGCCTTCCAGGCTCCCCAGTACGCACCACATCCACAGTGCTGCTGTTTCGATGTCCTCTTTCATCTGGAATTTCACAATCGCTCTCTGAGGTTGCATCATTGTCTTTCAGGGCCTCAGTTTCAGCTGTTTGTTCGTTCTCTGAGTTTGAGGGATCCGTGGGGTCAGATGGGTCAGGGCTGGAAAGCAGGAACTCTCCCTCAGACGAACCATTAAGCTCCGCTCCAGCCTCCGCGCTCTGCTCCCCTGCGGAAGCGCCTGCTCTTCTCCGTTCCAGTCCTGCAACTGCCTGCTCTGTCAGTTTAATTATCTGACTTCCGAGcttgcttatttcttcttcctcagaaGGTAGCTGAGGTAATGAAggataaaaatgtttattttggtttctgtCACTTAAGTTTGTTCCCTCTGGAGCCAAGGACTCACTTGCAACAGTACAAGTTTCATCACGTTCTCGCTTCTGTTCTGCTGGAAGAGAAACGGAACAGCGAGATGTGCTGATCAGTCACAGATAGTGGTTATATATCTAATTTGAAGACCATCACCACCGGGCCAGGCCACAGAGATCTTTACCTCGGTAACAAACTTCTAAAAGTGATTCCCTATGCCCATCTTAGATGACAAGCAATCTACACAGAGTTTCTTGCTGGGTCTGGCCCTGTTTTTGGAGCCTGTTTTTCCCTAACACTTGACAATTCTAAGAGATTCATAGCCAAAACTGCACTGCAGAAAAGCAGGGTCAGGCAAGCTTTCTCAAAGGAATATCAACTCTAAGCAAGGCACTCAGCTACAGAAATTTTTGGCACAGCTTAACATTAATCCCCACATCATTACCACTTTCAGGGGTTAACCCAAGCTCCATTTGGAGCTTTTCACGGGCTTTCATCCAATAATGAAGTTTTGTTATTGGTCCTGCTACATTTCTCCTAACATAAAAGATTATTCTAATTCAGGAAACATcataaaacaaagcagcagcggaagaattttaaatatacCATTATACCAAAAGGCAAACACTGAACAAAATGTCAGAATAGAGAAAACACCAATGTGTAAACAAAGAGCTTTGTGCAAAAAGGAGGATTTGTCCTCATCTCAGTTAAAGACAAAAAGCCTCATTGAAAATAAGCTTGCAAAGccaagtaagaaaagttagGAAATGCCAGAAGTATGGCGGCATTGACAGCTTAAAATGACACTTGTCATGCACATGCATTACCTTGTAGTATCTGAGCATTTACCCCGTTTCTCCCGCAGGATTCCTGCCTCAtgcacagcacaggacagcctggctgcagggagggatCGGAGCTACACAACTGAGGAGCCTCCGCCTCCATTGGATCTGCCTCATTTATAATTTGGGAGCTGTTGAGTCAGTGGGACAAGGGTTGGCATGAGGGGAAGAATCTTACTGCCACTAAGGAAGCTAGGAATGCTACTCTGAAGAGCTGGAATTTAAGTCTGTGGAAAAGGCAGGGATAAATTAACTTTCAAAAAGTGATCACCCACTGGATCTAATCCTCATTATCCGAGTGCTCAGCTGGAAGCCTGGGAGCCTGAatcacagcactgctctgctcaCGTTGTATGTCTGAACACACACACCCAAAGTGCTCCAAAAAGAGTCCAAACTTATGTACCTCAAATTGGCACATGAAATTAGCAGGGACTCTACCCTATTCTTtgcatgcctcagtttcctcccTCTCCAGTGGGATAACACCATCCCATCACCTTGCTGCAATTTTCTGAAGATAAATCGTTTCAAAGCACTAGGACAGCAGAGATAAGTTTGTAGAAAAACAGCGCTTTTGTCTTCAGGGGATGCTTGAAATAGCACACAGGCAATACAGCAGGAACAATGCACTCAacaatggagaggaaaaaaacctgaataGCTGTTCATTAGCAGCCCTGATACTCAAGCACAACCTATCCCAGGACACCATCCATCCCTTGCGGTGTATAAAGGGAGATTTGGTGGCACAAGAGAGTCTTTCATTCAAATGACTGCACTATGTCATTATGCATTTTCACACAGGAACTGCTCAGTACAGCCTACAGACTTCCACCATCCAGCTTAACTGAAACAATGATAGCAAGTATGGACTAGAACAGGCCTTGATGAGATCAGGGTAAGCAGAGagattagattaaaaaaagccTGGAAAAGCCATCTGATTATCTGTAGGCCTAGCTAGAGCAACATTTGATGTATTATAGAAAGCTCTGATAAAGAATGTGTGTTAGTACAAAAGCCAAAAATGTTTCCTGCGCCAAAAAGGCACCAAATATCAATGGTACTACTTAAAGGACCATAGCTGGCGTGACATCAAGCCTTGTTTTCAAAGATACTTAAGACTTTCATTGCCCTTCCACTTATCAACTGTTTTCACTCAACCGATCATTTAgctaacaggaaaataaaagtggttttgtttttatttctggaatACCTCTAAACCAAGGACATACTCGCTTGGTAAACAAAGGCAGATGAACACATTCCTATGTTcttcccagctgctcacctccCCCAGATTTTGGAGCTACATTGCATAGATGAAAAAATGCACTGTGCACCAAGCTCCTACACCTCAACCACAGAGTCATTCTCTATGCAGAGTGGCACAAAGGTGACTCAGTTATCGCTCTCATACAGCCGCTGAGTGCAGAGGAGCTGTGTGACTCCAAGAGATGTGCCCCAGAGCTGAAAACACGCTGCCTCCTTCCCAGGCTTCCAAGGGAAGCTGGCAGCCCCAAACATTCTCCAGAAAAAGGATCTGGAGCAATGGAAGAAGTCACTGTCGCTCCACCCGCTGCTAGATGCTatggtgtccccagcacagcgGGCAGTATACAAGTGCTCATCCGGCCCAGTGAAAAGTTGGCCTCGTTTCTTTAAACTATCACAGAGGGGAGTTTTGTCCGAGTTCTCACTGCAGGTTATCAGGTTTACCAAGCcacatgcaaaggaaaaaaaacaagacgtTTGTGCAAGCAGAGCAGTAATTCCTAACCTGCTCCAGTTTAATGACAGGACTTCTGTGACTGATGTTGTCTCTCTTTTACAGTGACAGGACGGGGAGGTGGAAGGAGGGTGATGACCTACTGGGAGCAGATTCTTTCTGTGACCACCACAGTCCTAATCCTTGTCTGCCTTCTGGTCTCCAaggctgttttattttcctcttcccctGCCCTACAACCCTTTGTTTATTCAGTCCCTACACTCAACTCCACCCATTTCTCATCCACCTTACCACCTTTTTTTAATCACACCTTGCTTTCACTGTCAGCATTTTAATTCCTTGCTCCTGTGCTCTGAGTTCTGCTCGGCCAGACCCAAGTCCCCCCTCACTCAGACTTCCTTGGACCCTGTCACTCCCCATCACTCAAGAGTCCTGatctcagcttttctttcctctctgctccacgtttttttttccttccaggttTACATTATTTTGAAGGAATGGTACATGCAGATTTACCAGCATTGGTGGCACAAAGCAAGCTCAACAGAATAATTGGattggtttctgttgtttttagcATATGAGATGTGAAAATGAATGGTTTAGAATGGGGTGGAAATTCCAGCCCGTTTTCTTAGGGAGGAAACTTTTTCTCCAGATTTCTAGTTCCTTTCAATTATAGATATACTAAATGCTTGCACCAAAACAATAACCAAAACCACTGACATcacaacaaaaaccagacaaatTAAAAGAACACCAAAACAAATGTGATCATCAGAATTTAACATGAAAAAGTGATCTGGTTGTCATTATAAAAATCAGCTGAAGTAGAAAACACAGCATGGAAAGCTTCAGCCCAGAGCAAAAGTTTGGCAGTGTTACAAAGCAACAAAGTCTGGTGAGATTTGATGGGCAGCTTTAATCAAAGCTGTAATACCAGCCTCACCTAGGACAAATACGTAAAGAACATAATGCCACCAAGTAAATACTTTCAGTGACTGcagatttaattaaaagtcaATGATTAAGCAGgcaaaaaatgaatatttatgagTTACTCACTGGAGAACTATCCACTATAGTTTCACTTCTTATTTTTAGCAAAAGCATCATCTGATCAAGATTATAAAAAACAGACCGGCTGTCAAGTTTTATCAGATGATGACATGGATGATAAAGTCAAAATTAAACCACAATCTATTTAGTTTCAGAACTAACAAATAAATAGTTTATGATGCTTCATGGTTAGCTGAGTAAAATCTGGGCATACCAAAATGTCATGCCCATTAAAGAGCTTATCCAAATGCCGATAGGCAAGCATAATAATCCATCTCCCAGCCACTATGaaaaactaaggaaaaaaaataaatcaaggcTATCAGCAAAACACTATCTTCTGATACTGTCAAATAAAGTCAAGCTTGACTTTGGAGAGATGTTAAAGCTTGCTATTGGGGAAggatttttaacaaaacacatGCAAGACTACAAAAAAAGCAGCCAATTTCTCTGGGAAAATGAGTAGGGTATTTCAATTTGCTGGGCGCAATCAGGAAGCCTTTCATCTAGATATCAACTATAATGCAGGGAAGTGCTAAGCCAGTTGCACAGGCTGCTTTCCTACTGCGCATTTTAACGGAGGGAAAAGGAGCAGGAGGCTGTTAACTGTAACAGAGGTGGCATGAATAGCTTCTCACAGTATCGAGTTATCTGCCACGAAAATTCTTTGAGGTGTAAGACTTGATCCCTAGCCCTGAGCAATCTATTCAACAGTCGTTTTTCAGTCGTTTCTTCGCTATTTGTACTGGGACCACCTATCCATTTCACTTTTGGATGATTTATTCAATCTCTGTGACCACTGAAACTTTGCCTTCTGCTCTCCCAGAATGacaatttattactttttatttggaaagaaatgagTGCTCAGCTCTCATCATGGTCCTTACATTCCAGGTGCTCACCTTGCACCTCAGTTTTCTGTGGCTTATCAGTAAACGCCAACAATGGTGACCTGGACCGCTGGATCACCGGCAAGGCTGGGTCGTTGAATGTTATGGTATCCTTTCCGCCTGAAACAAAGTGTTAGAACTATTAATTCACCAATGACACCCATTATGCACTAATGATATTCAAGCAtatcctactttttttttttttgcaatgttaTTGAAAAGtacaaaacaggaaaagcatCTCAAATGATCCTTCTGCAGCACGGAAAAACATACTCTGTACTCTGGCTGGAATATGCCAGtcaaacacagaaaagacaTATGTTTTTATCCACAGGACTGAGTAAAGGACAGATTTTGAAAAAGACCAGGTGCTGTATGCAGTAAATTGTATT from the Columba livia isolate bColLiv1 breed racing homer chromosome 4, bColLiv1.pat.W.v2, whole genome shotgun sequence genome contains:
- the CCDC149 gene encoding coiled-coil domain-containing protein 149 isoform X13, whose product is MTIAKQRLGDDEVGARHFAAHEREDLVQQLEKAREQIETLRQDLQAALDELQDVKEERSFYQDKSDRLNQELNHVLGGHENRIIDVDALCMENRYLQERLKQLQEEVNLLKSNITKYKNALERRKNSKTHSRSSSSALTGVLSAKQVQELLSEDHGCSLPATPQSISDLKSLATALLETIHEKNMVLQHQRQTNKILGNRVAELEKKLRTLEIAGLWSLPGLSYNVSVGFGSGKDTITFNDPALPVIQRSRSPLLAFTDKPQKTEVQGEHLESEQKRERDETCTVASESLAPEGTNLSDRNQNKHFYPSLPQLPSEEEEISKLGSQIIKLTEQAVAGLERRRAGASAGEQSAEAGAELNGSSEGEFLLSSPDPSDPTDPSNSENEQTAETEALKDNDATSESDCEIPDERGHRNSSTVDVVRTGEPGRHTGLGVTATHTSNSSEKLPESENKKPSDPAENCEYLDSSLA